The Mycolicibacterium hassiacum DSM 44199 genome includes a window with the following:
- a CDS encoding YggS family pyridoxal phosphate-dependent enzyme — protein MTGNETDRPTADRERELAGALAALRARIDAAAAAAGRDPAEIQLLPVTKFFPATDVLILYRLGCRAFGESREQEASRKIAEVHNSVDSAQIRWHMVGRIQRNKARAITRWAYAAHSVDNMRLVTALDRAATEALADGTRAEPLRVFIQVSLDGDENRGGADIARPELIDELCRAADAAEGLEFVGLMAVPPLGADPDAAFARLAAEQTRVQQLVGRPLQLSAGMSGDLEAAVRHGSTCVRVGTALLGQRPLPSPEVVTPVTSSSQTTEPQS, from the coding sequence ATGACAGGCAACGAGACCGATCGACCGACCGCGGACCGGGAACGCGAGTTGGCCGGGGCGCTGGCCGCCCTGCGCGCCCGCATCGACGCGGCGGCGGCCGCCGCGGGCCGAGATCCCGCAGAAATACAATTGCTCCCGGTCACCAAATTCTTTCCGGCTACCGATGTATTGATTCTGTACCGATTGGGCTGCCGTGCATTCGGCGAATCACGCGAACAGGAAGCGTCGCGAAAAATAGCCGAAGTACACAATTCGGTCGATTCCGCACAAATTCGTTGGCACATGGTCGGCCGAATTCAGCGGAATAAGGCGCGCGCGATCACGCGGTGGGCGTATGCCGCGCATTCCGTCGACAACATGCGGTTGGTCACCGCGCTGGACCGGGCGGCGACCGAAGCGCTCGCCGACGGCACGCGCGCCGAGCCGCTGCGGGTGTTCATCCAGGTGAGCCTCGACGGCGATGAGAACCGCGGCGGCGCCGACATCGCCCGTCCGGAGCTGATCGACGAACTGTGCCGCGCGGCCGACGCCGCCGAGGGGCTGGAGTTCGTCGGGCTGATGGCCGTCCCGCCGCTGGGTGCGGACCCCGACGCGGCGTTCGCCCGGCTCGCCGCCGAGCAAACCCGGGTGCAGCAGCTGGTGGGCCGGCCACTGCAGCTGTCGGCGGGGATGTCCGGTGATCTGGAGGCCGCTGTGCGACACGGCTCGACGTGTGTGCGTGTCGGTACCGCGCTTCTGGGGCAACGTCCTTTACCGTCACCAGAAGTAGTCACTCCAGTCACATCTTCATCACAGACAACAGAGCCACAGTCATGA